In Kaistia algarum, the DNA window GGAGAGAGACATGGGTATCAAGACGATTCTCGTCGCCGCAGGCGTCGCGCTCGGCATGATGTCGAGCGTTGCGCTCGCCAAGGGTCCGGAGGTCGTCGCCGGCCCCGGTTTTGAGCCGGCCTGCTTCAAGCCCTGGGCCGCCGACACGAAATACTTCAAGTGGCCCGCCAAGAAGGGCCCCTACCGCATCGCCGTGGTCAACGGCTTCGTGGCGAATGTCTGGCGCATTCAGATGATCCAGACCGCCAAGGCCTATGCCGCCGTGCCGGAAATCGCCAAGGACCTGAAGGAGTTCAAGGTCGTTTCCGTCGGTACCGACATGGCCGCCCAGCTCGGCGCCGTCGAGGACTACATCAACCAGGGCTTCGACGCCGTCCTGATCGATCCGAACACGCCCACCGGCTGGGATCGCGTGATCCGCCTTGCCAACCAGAAGGGCACGATCCTTATCGGCTTCGATAACGGCATCGACTCGAAGGACATCGCCGCCATTGCCCAGGACCAGGTCGCCATGGGCACGATCTCCGCCGAATGGCTGATCAAGAATGTCGGCACCAAGGGCAAGCTGCTCGAGATCCGCGGCGTGCCCGGCTTCTCGGCCGACAAGGAACGCCATGACGGCTTCCGCGCCGTCGTCGAGGCTCCCGGCAACAATTTCGAGATTGTCGAAGTCGTCGGCAACTGGGCGCCGGGCGACTCGCAGAAGGCCACGGCCGACGCGATCGCCGCGCACGGCACGTTCGACGGCATCTTCACGCAGGGCGGTTCGAATGGCACCGTCCAGGCGCTGATCGACGCCAAGCAGCCCTTCGTCCCGATGGCCGGCGAAGGCGAGAACCTCTTCCGCATCCAGATGGCCGAATATGCGGACAAGGGCCTGAAGGGCCTCTCCTACGGCCAGTCGCCGGCTCAGGTCGCGATCGCACTCAAGGCCGCTATCGCTGCTTTGCAGGGCAATGCGATCCCGCAGCTGACCTCGGTTCCGAATCCGGTCGTGACCTATGAGAACCAGAAGGCCGGCGAAGACTACTTCCCCGACCTGAAGGCCGATTTCTTCGCGGCCAATGCGTTCCCGCCCTGCGGCCTGTCCTTCACGGCTCCGCAGCTCATGACGCAGACCGGCGACGACGCCAAGTAAGCGGTTCGCCACGAACGACACGCCGCCGGTCCATGGGGCCGGCGGCGTTCCTTGCCGGGGGAAGGCCAAACATGACCATGACCGACGCTGCGCCGCGCCTGAAGCTTTCTGGAATTTCGAAGGCCTATGGCGGCGTGCGCGCCCTGACCGATATCGACTTCGCCGCCGCGCCCGCCTCGATCCACGCCGTCCTCGGCGAGAATGGCGCCGGCAAGTCGACGCTGATCAAGATCATATCCGGCGTCGTTGCTCCCGATCACGGCACGCTCTCGTTCGAGGGCAACGAAGTCCGCTTCGCGACGCCGAAGGATGCTAACGCCGTCGGCATCGTCTCCATCTTCCAGGAGCTGTCGGTCGTCCCCGATCTTTCCGTGGCCGACAACATATCGATCGTCGGACCGCCGAAGCGCTTCGGGCTGATCGACCAGCGCGCCCAGCGTCGCCGGGCCGAGGAATTGTTGGCCCGTGTCGGCTGCGAGGACATCAACCCGCTGGAGCATGTGCGCAATTTGCCGCTGTCGCGCCGCCAGATGGTCGAGATCGCCAAGGCCCTCGGCCGCGACCCGAAGCTGCTGATCCTCGACGAGGCGACTTCCGCCCTCACCGCTTCCGACGTCGAGCGCGTCTATGAGATCCTGCACAAGCTGCGGCGCGACGGACTGACGCTCCTCTACATCTCGCACCGCATGCACGAGATCCAGGAGCTCGCCGACCACATCTCCGTCTTCCGCAACGGCCGCCACGTCTCGACCTTCGCCACCGGCGACAAGACCGAGGACGAGGTCGTGCAGATGATGATCGGCCGCGAGGTCAAGAACGTCTATCCGCCCAAGCCCGTCCGCAGCGCGCCGGTCAAGCCAGTGCTTGAGGTGAAGGGGCTCGGCTGGACGGACCGCCTCTCCAACATCTCGTTCGGCGTCGGCCCCGGCGAGATCGTCGGCCTCGGCGGCCTCGACGGCCAAGGGCAGCGCGAATTGCTGCTGGCGCTTTTCGGCGTGCTCAAGGGGGTCGAGGGCTCCGTCACCGTCAATGGCCGCAACGCCAAGGTCGGCAGCCCGCGCGCCGCCACTAAGCCAGGTATCGGCATGGCGCTGATCCCGGAGGATCGCAAAACCGAGGGGCTGATGCTGCCTATGTCGATCGGCGACAACATCTCGCTGACGATCCTGCACCGCATCACCCGCGGCCTCATCATCGACCGTTCGCAGGAATCCGCTCGCATCAGCGAGATGATCGAGAAGCTCCAGATCAAGATCGGCGCCGTCGGCGACGCGGTCGGCACGCTCTCGGGCGGCAATCAGCAGAAGGTCGTCATCGCCAAATGGCTCCTGACCGGCGCCCGGATCCTTCTCCTGAACGATCCGACCCGCGGCATCGATGTCGGCACCAAACAGGAGATCTACCGCCTGCTGCGGACGCTGGCCGATGCGGGCACGGCCATCGTGCTCTATTCGACCGACTACGACGAGCTCATCGGCTGCTGCGACCGCGTGCTGATGCTCTATGACGGCTCGATCGTGCGCACGCTCGAGGGCGACGCGATCTCCGAAACCAACATTCTCGCCAGTTCCTTCAATCTGTCGGTATCGCAGCCGTCGGCCGCCCCGGAGCCCGTCTCGGCATGAAAGACCTGAAGCTTCGCCTTTCGCAGAATATCGGGCCGATCCTTGCCCTGATCCTGTTCCTCATTCTCTACATCTTCTATTCGAGCCTGCATCCGCGCGGCTTCACCTCCGACCTCTTCGTCCAGAACTCGAACGAGGCGCTGACGCTGATCCTGCTCGGCATGGCACAGACCATGCCGGTCTTGCTCGGCGGCATCGATCTCTCGGTCGGGCCGTTGATGACGCTGGTGAATTCGCTCGCCTCGCACATCGTCTCGGGCTCCGCCGTGCAGATCATCGCGGCCATGTTCGCCTGCGTCGCCGTCGGCGCGCTCGGCGGCTTCATCAATGGGCTGATCGTCGTCTATGGCCGCCTGCAGCCGATCGTAGTGACGCTGGCCACGGGCGCCGTCTTTTCCGGCATCGCGCTGTTCCTGCGGCCGACGCCCGGCGGCACGGTCGATCCCGACCTGAACTGGGTCGCGACCAACGCGCTGGCCGAGCTTCCCGGCACGTATGGCTGGTGGCCAAATGGCACGCCGGCCTGGTTCGAGTTCATCCAGGGCGTGCCGATGCCGGTCATCATCCTGCTCGTCGTCGTGCTCGTCATCTGGGTCCCGTTCCGCCGCTCCGAGACCGGACGAGCCTGCTATGCCGTCGGCTCGAACGAGGCCGCCGCCTATATGTCCGGCGTCAAGATCGAGCGGGCGAAGCTCGCCGCTTACACGCTGGGCGGCCTCTTTGCCGGTCTTGCCGGGCTTTATTTCGCCATCCAGACCGGCAGCGGCAACGCCGATCCGATCCAGGCCGGCACCTATACGCTGAACTCGATCGCCGCCGTGGTGATCGGCGGGACCTCGCTGTTCGGCGGCTCCGGCGGCGTCATCGGCACCATCTTCGGCGTCGCCGTGCTGCGCTCGATCACCTTCTGCTTCCGCGTCGTCGACTCGGATTCGGCGATCGGCTTCCTCGCCAATCCTCTGTTGCAGCCGATGTTCGAGGGCCTGATCCTGCTTCTCGCCGTCTCGATCGGCGCGGCCGGGATATTCCGCATGAAGAACCGTCTCTCGATATTCAGGTGACCACCGTGGCCAAGTCATCCCTATCCGCGGTCGTCAATTCGATCGACAGGCCGCTGCGCTACGCCGGCGCCTTCATCATCGCCATCCTCATCATCGGCTCCGTCTATACGATGATGACCGATGGGACGCTGACGCTGCTGTCGCCTAACTACCTGCTGCTGCAGCTGAAGGTCGCTTCGTTCCTCGGCATCGTCGCCTGCGGCATGATGCTGGTCGTGCTGCTCGGCCATATCGATCTGTCCGTGCCCTGGACCATGGCCGCCTCCGCGATGCTGGCCGCCGCCTGGGGCGGACCCTTCGCGATGCCGATCGGCCTCGGCGTCGGCTTGCTGATCGGCATCGTCAACGGGCTGGGCGTCGCCTATCTGCGGGTCCCGTCGATGATCTTCACGCTCGGCGTCAATGTCGTGCTGCGCGGCCTGATGGTCATGCTGACCGGCGGATTTTCGCCGTCGAGCCAGCCGACCGATTTGATGCTGGCCTTGTCGAAGAACGACGTTCTCGGCGTGCCGAACCCGGTCATCCTGTGGGCGGTGGTCTGCGTCGTCGTCGCCTTCATTTTGAAGCGCACGCCACTCGGCCGCTACATCTATGCGATCGGTAACCGCGAGTCGGCCGTCTATCTGTCAGGCGTCAATACGCGGCTGGTACTGGTCGCGAGCTTCGCGCTCTGCTCCATGCTGGCGGCGCTCGCCGGCATGCTGCTCGCCGGCTATTCGTCCAAAGCGTTCCAGGCGATGGGCGACCCCTATCTGCTGCCCGCGATCGCCGCCGTCGTCATCGGTGGCACCAACATCCTCGGCGGCTCGGGCAAGCTATCGGGCACGGTCGTCGGCACGATCCTGATCGTGCTGCTGCAGAGCGTGCTCTCGGTCATGCAGATGCCCGAGGCCGGACGGCAGATCATCTATGGCGTCGTCATCATCGCCATGTTGCTCGCCTATGGCCGCGGCGCCCGCGTCCGGCTGTGAGACGGGACGGGGCGAACCGAAATAGCGGGGCGGACCTAAAGATCCGCCCCGAACTGGTTTCAGTCCACTTCCACCGTCCGCTCCGATTCCAGCACCGCCTTGACGAAATCCGGGATCTTCAAGCCGGCCTTCACCTTGGCGTCGAGGCTCGCTTCCGCCGCTTTGACGCCTTCGAGCCGCTCGATCACTTCGGCAGCTCGCAGGCGTGGGATCACGACCACGCCGTCGGCATCGCCGATCAGGATATCGCCGGACTCGATCCGCACGCCACCGACGACCACCGGCAGGCCGACCGTACCGGGGCCGCTGCGCGCCGGGGAATTGGGCGTCAGCCCCGCCGCGAAGGTCGGCAGGCCCACGGCGTGGATACCGACGAGATCCCGGATCAGGCCATCGGTAACGAAGCCGACGACGCCGCGGTTTCTCGCCATGCCCAGCAGCAGATCGCCGGTGACCGCCGTCGATGTGAAGCCATCGGTGGCAGCGACCAGAACGTCCCCCTCGCCCGAGACGTCGAGCGCGCCGAACAGCGCCAGATTGTCCGCCGGGCCGCAATCGCACGTGACAGCAACGCCGATCATGGGCTTCCCAAGCGGCACGAACGGCTTGATGCGGTAGTCGAGCCCGCCGCGCCCGCCCATCGTGTCGACGACGAAGCCGGTCGGAATGCCGGCGAGCGCTGCCAGATGCGCCGGATCGGGCCGCTCGAATTTCCGGCGGATCGTCAGCACCGGCGGGTCCTTGATCATCATTCTCTCCCTGTTCGTCCGGCCCTTCCGTTCGGCGCGCCGGCTCGTTCTCCTCAGGCTTCCTTATTGCCGATCGGGTCGGAATTGGCGAGGGTCAGGGCATGAGCGAACGCTGGAAGAAACAGGCCTTCTCCATCGCCGATATGCGGCGGCTCGCGATGCGCGCCCTGCCCCGGCCGGTGTTCGATTTCGCCGACGGCGCCGCCGAGGACGAGCGCACGCTGGCCCGCAACGAAGCTGCCTTCGACGACTGGGATTTCATCCCTCGTCCGCTCGACGCACCAGCAAGGCGCGACCTCTCGGTGGAGCTCTTCGGCCACCGCCTCGCCCTCCCCGTGATGATCGGCCCAACCGGCCTCTCCGGCCTCTTCGCGGTTGACGGCGAGAGAGCGGCCGCCCGAGCGGCGCAGGCGGCGGGCACGGCATTCTGCCTGTCGCACGCCTCCGTCTGCACGATGGAGGATCTGGCCGCCACCGGGATGGCGCCGCGCTGGATGCAGATCTTCGTCTATCGCGAGCGAGGCTTCACGCAATGGTTCGTGCAGCGCGCGGCGGCGTCGAATTATGACGCGCTGGTGCTGACCGTCGACAACCAGCTACTGGGCAACCGCGAGCGGGACCTCAGGAACGGCTTCACCATCCCGCCGAATTTCTCAGTCCCCGATATGATGGCGATGCTCGGCAAGCTGCCTTGGCTGCTCGCCATGCGCAAAGAGCTGCCGAAGATCACCTTCGCCAATTATATCCGCGAGGGTGAGGCGGCCGATCTCGCCTCGCTATCGAAGCGCATGGCCTCGCTGCTCGACCCCGGCCTTTCCTGGCGGGATGTCGAATGGCTGCGCGGCCTGTGGAAGAAGCCTTTCCTGCTCAAGGGGATCCTGAGCCCCGTCGAGGCACGCAAGGCCGTCGAACTGGGCGTCGACGGCATCATCGTCTCCAATCATGGCGGCCGCCAGCTCGACGGCTCGATCGCCGGGCTCGATGCCCTGCCCGCGATTGTCGAAGCGGTCGACGGCCGCATTCCGGTACTGGTGGATGGCGGCCTCCGCCGTGGCGCCGATGTCGTCAAGGCTATGATCCTTGGCGCAAGGGCGACGCTGATCGGCCGGCCGCAGCTCTATGGGCTCGCGGTCGGCGGCGAGGCCGGCGTTGCGCACGTTCTCGATATCTACCGCCGGGAAATCGACCGCGTCATGGGTCTTCTCGGCGTCTCAAAGCTCTCCGACCTCGATGCCAGTCATCTCGCCCGACGCCAAAAACCATAGCAAGGACAGGAACATGCCCGAGTTTCCGATCATCGACAGCCACGTCCATCTCTACGACGTGCAGCGCCTATCCTATGGCTGGCTCGCCAATGTTCCGAAGATCGACCGCAGCTTCGATCTCGACGATTTCGATGCAGCGCGCGGTCCGGTCCAGATCGAGAAGCTTGTCTTCGCCGAAGTTGCCGTCGATCCAGGCCTTCATATCGATGAGGTCGAATTCATCCAGCAGATGGCGGATGGAGACCCGCGCCTCGCGGGCTCGGTCGCGCATGCCCCGCTGGAGAAAGGTGCGCGCGTCGAGCAGGATCTTGAAAAGCTTGCCACCCTACCCTCCGTTCGCGGCATCCGCCGCCTGATCGAGACCGAGCGCAATCCCGCGTTCGTGCTGGAGCCAGCCTTCCTGGACGGGCTCCGCCTGCTGCCGAAGTTCGGCTTCACCTTCGATATCTGCGTCAAGCATTGGGCGTTGACCTATGGCATCGAACTGGCCCGGCGCTGCCCGCAAGTGAGCTTCGTGCTTGATCATATCGGCAAGCCAGACATCAAGAACGGCCTTCGCCAGCCCTGGTGGGACCAAATCGCAGAACTGGCCGCGCTGCCCAACGTCGTCTGCAAGATCTCGGGTGTCGTTACCGAAGCGGATCACCAGAGCTGGAAGGCCGACGACGTGAAGCCCTATGTGGAGCGTGCCATCGAGGTCTTCGGCTTCGACCGCGTGATGTATGGCAGCGACTGGACCGTTTCGGAACTGACGCACCGCTATCCCGACTGGGTCGCCATCCTCGACGACATCGTCTCGGGCGCCAGCGTCGACGAGCGACGCAAGCTCTATCGCGATACGGTGAGCCGGGTCTATCGTCTCGGCTGATCGAGCAGGAGAAGCGGGAAATGTCGGACCAGACCGAGATCGAGGCCGTCCGCGCGCTGCTTGTTGCCAAGGCTCGGCCGGTCGGATGGACCGAGCGGCGGCAGCGGATCAACGAGGTCGGCGCGGTCTGGCCGATCGCCGACGATATCCGGACCGAGCCAGCCGACATTGACGGTCTTGCCGCCGAATGGTCGATCGCGCCCGGCAGCGATCCGTCGCGCGTGCTTCTGTACTTCCACGGCGGCGGCTATTGCTCCGGCTCGATTGTCAGCCATCGCCGGCTCGTGACCGAGTCCGGCCGCGCCGCCGGCATCCGCACGCTGGCGATCGCGTACCGGCTGGCACCGGAGCATCCCTTCCCGGCTGCGTCGGAGGATGCGCGCACGGCATGGCAATTCCTGCTCGACCAGGGCATCGCCCCGGACCGGATCGCCATTGGCGGCGACAGCGCCGGCGGCGGCCTGACACTTGGGCTGCTGACGAGCCTGCGCGATGCGAAGGAACCGCTGCCGGCCTGCGGCTGGCTGCTCTCGCCCTGGACCGACCTGACGCTGTCGGGCGCAACGCTGGTGACGCGGGACGCGGTCGATCCGCTGATCCACACGGCCTATCTGCAAGAACTCGTCGACAGCTATCTGCCGCACGGCTTCGACCGGCGCGATCCGCGCGTCTCGCCGCTCTTCGCCGATCTCGCGGGACTATCGCCCCTTCTGGTTCAGGTCGGCGCCGACGAGACGCTGCTCGCCGATTCGACGCGTCTGGTCGAGGCGGCCGGCGCCGCCGAAGTTGCGGTGACGCTGGAGATCTGGCCGCATATGATCCACGCCTTCCCGATGTGGAATGCCCATCTTGATGCAGGTCGGCGAGCCTTGGTCTCATCGGGCTCGTTCATGCGCCGCCATCTGGGCAACCGGGCTCGCTCTCCTTGAATTGATTCAATCGGGCGCCGAAATCAGCAGCGGA includes these proteins:
- a CDS encoding amidohydrolase family protein, whose product is MPEFPIIDSHVHLYDVQRLSYGWLANVPKIDRSFDLDDFDAARGPVQIEKLVFAEVAVDPGLHIDEVEFIQQMADGDPRLAGSVAHAPLEKGARVEQDLEKLATLPSVRGIRRLIETERNPAFVLEPAFLDGLRLLPKFGFTFDICVKHWALTYGIELARRCPQVSFVLDHIGKPDIKNGLRQPWWDQIAELAALPNVVCKISGVVTEADHQSWKADDVKPYVERAIEVFGFDRVMYGSDWTVSELTHRYPDWVAILDDIVSGASVDERRKLYRDTVSRVYRLG
- a CDS encoding sugar ABC transporter ATP-binding protein, encoding MTDAAPRLKLSGISKAYGGVRALTDIDFAAAPASIHAVLGENGAGKSTLIKIISGVVAPDHGTLSFEGNEVRFATPKDANAVGIVSIFQELSVVPDLSVADNISIVGPPKRFGLIDQRAQRRRAEELLARVGCEDINPLEHVRNLPLSRRQMVEIAKALGRDPKLLILDEATSALTASDVERVYEILHKLRRDGLTLLYISHRMHEIQELADHISVFRNGRHVSTFATGDKTEDEVVQMMIGREVKNVYPPKPVRSAPVKPVLEVKGLGWTDRLSNISFGVGPGEIVGLGGLDGQGQRELLLALFGVLKGVEGSVTVNGRNAKVGSPRAATKPGIGMALIPEDRKTEGLMLPMSIGDNISLTILHRITRGLIIDRSQESARISEMIEKLQIKIGAVGDAVGTLSGGNQQKVVIAKWLLTGARILLLNDPTRGIDVGTKQEIYRLLRTLADAGTAIVLYSTDYDELIGCCDRVLMLYDGSIVRTLEGDAISETNILASSFNLSVSQPSAAPEPVSA
- a CDS encoding RraA family protein; the encoded protein is MIKDPPVLTIRRKFERPDPAHLAALAGIPTGFVVDTMGGRGGLDYRIKPFVPLGKPMIGVAVTCDCGPADNLALFGALDVSGEGDVLVAATDGFTSTAVTGDLLLGMARNRGVVGFVTDGLIRDLVGIHAVGLPTFAAGLTPNSPARSGPGTVGLPVVVGGVRIESGDILIGDADGVVVIPRLRAAEVIERLEGVKAAEASLDAKVKAGLKIPDFVKAVLESERTVEVD
- a CDS encoding ABC transporter permease, translating into MKDLKLRLSQNIGPILALILFLILYIFYSSLHPRGFTSDLFVQNSNEALTLILLGMAQTMPVLLGGIDLSVGPLMTLVNSLASHIVSGSAVQIIAAMFACVAVGALGGFINGLIVVYGRLQPIVVTLATGAVFSGIALFLRPTPGGTVDPDLNWVATNALAELPGTYGWWPNGTPAWFEFIQGVPMPVIILLVVVLVIWVPFRRSETGRACYAVGSNEAAAYMSGVKIERAKLAAYTLGGLFAGLAGLYFAIQTGSGNADPIQAGTYTLNSIAAVVIGGTSLFGGSGGVIGTIFGVAVLRSITFCFRVVDSDSAIGFLANPLLQPMFEGLILLLAVSIGAAGIFRMKNRLSIFR
- a CDS encoding alpha-hydroxy acid oxidase translates to MSERWKKQAFSIADMRRLAMRALPRPVFDFADGAAEDERTLARNEAAFDDWDFIPRPLDAPARRDLSVELFGHRLALPVMIGPTGLSGLFAVDGERAAARAAQAAGTAFCLSHASVCTMEDLAATGMAPRWMQIFVYRERGFTQWFVQRAAASNYDALVLTVDNQLLGNRERDLRNGFTIPPNFSVPDMMAMLGKLPWLLAMRKELPKITFANYIREGEAADLASLSKRMASLLDPGLSWRDVEWLRGLWKKPFLLKGILSPVEARKAVELGVDGIIVSNHGGRQLDGSIAGLDALPAIVEAVDGRIPVLVDGGLRRGADVVKAMILGARATLIGRPQLYGLAVGGEAGVAHVLDIYRREIDRVMGLLGVSKLSDLDASHLARRQKP
- a CDS encoding alpha/beta hydrolase, translating into MSDQTEIEAVRALLVAKARPVGWTERRQRINEVGAVWPIADDIRTEPADIDGLAAEWSIAPGSDPSRVLLYFHGGGYCSGSIVSHRRLVTESGRAAGIRTLAIAYRLAPEHPFPAASEDARTAWQFLLDQGIAPDRIAIGGDSAGGGLTLGLLTSLRDAKEPLPACGWLLSPWTDLTLSGATLVTRDAVDPLIHTAYLQELVDSYLPHGFDRRDPRVSPLFADLAGLSPLLVQVGADETLLADSTRLVEAAGAAEVAVTLEIWPHMIHAFPMWNAHLDAGRRALVSSGSFMRRHLGNRARSP
- a CDS encoding ABC transporter permease — encoded protein: MAKSSLSAVVNSIDRPLRYAGAFIIAILIIGSVYTMMTDGTLTLLSPNYLLLQLKVASFLGIVACGMMLVVLLGHIDLSVPWTMAASAMLAAAWGGPFAMPIGLGVGLLIGIVNGLGVAYLRVPSMIFTLGVNVVLRGLMVMLTGGFSPSSQPTDLMLALSKNDVLGVPNPVILWAVVCVVVAFILKRTPLGRYIYAIGNRESAVYLSGVNTRLVLVASFALCSMLAALAGMLLAGYSSKAFQAMGDPYLLPAIAAVVIGGTNILGGSGKLSGTVVGTILIVLLQSVLSVMQMPEAGRQIIYGVVIIAMLLAYGRGARVRL
- a CDS encoding substrate-binding domain-containing protein — translated: MGIKTILVAAGVALGMMSSVALAKGPEVVAGPGFEPACFKPWAADTKYFKWPAKKGPYRIAVVNGFVANVWRIQMIQTAKAYAAVPEIAKDLKEFKVVSVGTDMAAQLGAVEDYINQGFDAVLIDPNTPTGWDRVIRLANQKGTILIGFDNGIDSKDIAAIAQDQVAMGTISAEWLIKNVGTKGKLLEIRGVPGFSADKERHDGFRAVVEAPGNNFEIVEVVGNWAPGDSQKATADAIAAHGTFDGIFTQGGSNGTVQALIDAKQPFVPMAGEGENLFRIQMAEYADKGLKGLSYGQSPAQVAIALKAAIAALQGNAIPQLTSVPNPVVTYENQKAGEDYFPDLKADFFAANAFPPCGLSFTAPQLMTQTGDDAK